Proteins found in one Raphanus sativus cultivar WK10039 unplaced genomic scaffold, ASM80110v3 Scaffold1694, whole genome shotgun sequence genomic segment:
- the LOC130504602 gene encoding uncharacterized protein LOC130504602 isoform X2, whose amino-acid sequence MLGAGGFQLTKLHNKAQSVVRSIHSQERGSALEESTITSNVERFLESVTPSVPAHHHYLSNKPPPPYFVLGDVWGSFAEWSAYGTGVPLSLNNNNYKDRVIQYYVPSLSAIQIYAPPSHTFSSSLQPRRVGEESDSSDFKDSSSEGSSSSESERDPKEQMISTASMDQKEHPEDSSSSDDDGDEPLRSSQGRLIFEYLERDLPYIREPFADKVCLY is encoded by the exons atgttgGGAGCTGGTGGGTTTCAGTTGACTAAGCTGCATAATAAAGCTCAGAGCGTCGTCAGATCGATTCACAGTCAAGAACGCGGGTCTGCATTGGAGGAGTCGACAATAACAAGTAATGTAGAACGGTTTTTGGAGTCAGTCACACCATCTGTGCCTGCTCACCACCACTATCTCTCCAACAAG CCTCCTCCTCCTTACTTTGTTCTTGGAGATGTATGGGGATCGTTTGCAGAGTGGAGTGCTTACGGCACTGGAGTTCCTCTCTCTTTGAATAACAACAACTACAAGGATCGTGTCATCCAATACTACGTTCCTTCTCTCTCCGCCATCCAAATCTACGCTCCTCCTTCTCATACCTTTAGCTCTTCTCTTCAACCAAG GCGGGTAGGTGAGGAGAGCGACAGCAGCGATTTCAAGGATTCTAGCAGCGAAGGAAGCAGCAGCAGCGAATCAGAAAGAGATCCAAAAGAGCAGATGATCTCTACAGCTAGTATGGACCAAAAGGAGCATCCGGAAGACTCGTCCTCCAGTGATGATGATGGCGACGAGCCTTTAAGAAGCTCTCAAGGCCGTTTGATATTTGAGTATCTTGAACGTGATCTTCCTTACATCCGTGAACCCTTTGCCGACAAGGTTTGTCTATATTAA
- the LOC130504602 gene encoding uncharacterized protein LOC130504602 isoform X1, whose amino-acid sequence MLGAGGFQLTKLHNKAQSVVRSIHSQERGSALEESTITSNVERFLESVTPSVPAHHHYLSNKLNGSEKRGSDVVELLQPPPPYFVLGDVWGSFAEWSAYGTGVPLSLNNNNYKDRVIQYYVPSLSAIQIYAPPSHTFSSSLQPRRVGEESDSSDFKDSSSEGSSSSESERDPKEQMISTASMDQKEHPEDSSSSDDDGDEPLRSSQGRLIFEYLERDLPYIREPFADKVCLY is encoded by the exons atgttgGGAGCTGGTGGGTTTCAGTTGACTAAGCTGCATAATAAAGCTCAGAGCGTCGTCAGATCGATTCACAGTCAAGAACGCGGGTCTGCATTGGAGGAGTCGACAATAACAAGTAATGTAGAACGGTTTTTGGAGTCAGTCACACCATCTGTGCCTGCTCACCACCACTATCTCTCCAACAAG CTTAATGGAAGTGAAAAGAGAGGCAGTGATGTGGTTGAGTTGTTGCAGCCTCCTCCTCCTTACTTTGTTCTTGGAGATGTATGGGGATCGTTTGCAGAGTGGAGTGCTTACGGCACTGGAGTTCCTCTCTCTTTGAATAACAACAACTACAAGGATCGTGTCATCCAATACTACGTTCCTTCTCTCTCCGCCATCCAAATCTACGCTCCTCCTTCTCATACCTTTAGCTCTTCTCTTCAACCAAG GCGGGTAGGTGAGGAGAGCGACAGCAGCGATTTCAAGGATTCTAGCAGCGAAGGAAGCAGCAGCAGCGAATCAGAAAGAGATCCAAAAGAGCAGATGATCTCTACAGCTAGTATGGACCAAAAGGAGCATCCGGAAGACTCGTCCTCCAGTGATGATGATGGCGACGAGCCTTTAAGAAGCTCTCAAGGCCGTTTGATATTTGAGTATCTTGAACGTGATCTTCCTTACATCCGTGAACCCTTTGCCGACAAGGTTTGTCTATATTAA
- the LOC108853499 gene encoding sulfhydryl oxidase 1 → MMSLIHMFLLFVVGFVSVEAAAASFSPGSRSILRDIGNVMDDQKDNAVELNATNFDSVFQDTPAKYAVLEFFAHWCPACRNYKPHYEKVARLFNGPDAAHPGLVLMARVDCAIKMNAKLCDKFSINHYPMLFWAPTRKFVGGSWGPKQDKSEIIVMDDWRTSDLLLSWINKQLGSSYGLDDQKFGKEHLLPNISDHEQISQAVYDIEEATEEAFDIILSHKAIKSSETSTSFIRFLQLLVPHHPSTRCRKGSAEILVNFDDVCPSGECSYGHDDSGVKKTLRSFHICGKDLPRGYYIFCRGSKNETRGFSCGLWIMMHSLSVRIEDGESQFAFTAICDFINNFFMCDECRQHFHDMCLSVKTPFKKARDVVLWLWSTHNKVNERLKQDEASLGTGDPKFPKMIWPPKQFCPSCYLSSTQKKNIDWDHDEVYKFLKKYYGERLVSSHKKIGSGGSKEEVVVAAVEEMAVPTNALVVPVGAALAIALASCAFGALACYWRTQQKNRKYYHNPHYQKRYNSNFMVMNTFSNNEIEREKER, encoded by the exons ATGATGTCTTTGATACACATGTTCCTCCTGTTCGTGGTGGGCTTTGTGAGCGTTGAAGCTGCTGCGGCGTCGTTTTCACCGGGATCGCGCTCAATTCTACGAGACATCGGCAATGTGATGGACGATCAGAAAGATAACGCCGTGGAATTGAACGCTACCAACTTTGATTCAGTCTTCCAAGACACCCCCGCCAAATACGCCGTTTTGGAGTTCTTCGCTCACTG GTGTCCTGCATGTAGAAACTACAag CCGCATTATGAAAAAGTGGCAAGGCTCTTCAATGGACCAGACGCTGCACATCCTGGCCTCGTTTTAATGGCTCGAGTTGATTGTGCAATAAAG ATGAATGCGAAGCTGTGTGACAAGTTCTCCATTAATCATTATCCAATGCTCTTTTGGGCCCCTACCAGAAAGTTCGTTGGTGGCAGCTGGGGACCTAAACAAGACAAAAGTGAGATCATCGTGATGGATGATTGGCGCACTTCTGATCTTTTGTTGAGCTGGATTAACAAGCAGTTAGGCAG TTCTTATGGCTTGGATGATCAGAAATTTGGAAAGGAGCATCTCCTGCCAAATATATCTGATCACGAACAG ATATCTCAGGCCGTATATGACATTGAGGAAGCAACTGAAGAAGCTTTTGATATCATTTTGTCACATAAG GCAATCAAGTCCTCTGAAACCAGCACTTCGTTTATCAGGTTCCTCCAGCTTTTGGTGCCACATCATCCTTCAACAAG GTGTCGTAAGGGAAGTGCTGAAATTCTAGTGAATTTCGATGATGTGTGCCCATCAGGCGAATGCTCTTACGGCCATGATGATTCCGGAGTGAAAAAAACCCTACGGAGCTTCCATATATGTGGAAAGGATCTTCCGCGTGGATATTAC ATATTTTGCCGTGGCAGCAAGAACGAAACTAGGGGATTCAG CTGCGGATTATGGATCATGATGCATTCACTTTCTGTGAGAATCGAAGATGGAGAAAGTCAGTTCGCGTTCACAGCCATCTGTGATTTCATCAACAACTTCTTCATGTGTGATGAATGCCGCCAGCATTTTCACGACATGTGCTTAAg CGTGAAAACTCCGTTTAAAAAGGCACGTGATGTCGTCTTGTGGCTGTGGAGCACGCACAACAAGGTCAACGAGAGACTCAAGCAAGACGAAGCCTCACTTGGAACAGGAGACCCCAAGTTCCCAAAGATGATATGGCCACCAAAGCAGTTCTGCCCGTCGTGCTATCTTTCCAGCACTCAGAAGAAGAACATTGACTGGGATCACGACGAAGTCTACAAGTTCTTGAAGAAGTACTACGGAGAGAGACTGGTGTCCTCTCACAAGAAAATTGGATCCGGTGGGAGcaaggaggaggtggtggttgCAGCTGTGGAAGAAATGGCGGTTCCCACCAACGCTCTAGTTGTGCCGGTGGGAGCTGCATTGGCGATAGCACTTGCGAGCTGCGCGTTTGGGGCGCTCGCATGCTACTGGAGGACACAGCAGAAGAACCGGAAGTATTACCACAATCCTCACTATCAAAAGAGATATAACAGTAACTTTATGGTTATGAACACTTTCAGTAACAATGAAATCGAGAGGGAAAAGGAGAGGTGA
- the LOC108843670 gene encoding uncharacterized protein LOC108843670, which translates to MQGTLITTSPLRFHLLMTSQRITNVTKRRSQTLACGGGYYYKGGRVVDENMVVLRKRIHEMKMVERNYEPPSHWMQWEKRFYCGYDASICDALCILQTFLMNSRPSVAFGALLLVLVSVPVSTAFFAFRILDILLWLINAIHVG; encoded by the coding sequence atgcaaggCACACTGATCACAACATCGCCACTCAGGTTCCACCTGCTGATGACGTCACAAAGAATCACCAACGTAACCAAGAGACGAAGTCAAACCTTGGCGTGTGGTGGTGGCTACTACTACAAAGGAGGGAGAGTGGTAGACGAGAACATGGTGGTCCTTAGGAAACGGATCCACGAGATGAAGATGGTTGAGCGAAACTACGAACCTCCTTCCCATTGGATGCAGTGGGAGAAACGTTTCTACTGCGGATACGACGCTTCAATCTGTGACGCTCTCTGTATTCTCCAAACTTTCCTCATGAACTCTCGTCCCAGCGTTGCGTTTGGAGCGTTGCTTCTTGTCCTCGTTAGCGTTCCCGTCTCCACCGCTTTCTTTGCGTTTCGCATCCTTGACATCCTTCTTTGGCTTATCAATGCCATTCACGTAGGATGA
- the LOC108861699 gene encoding serine carboxypeptidase-like 50, whose product MKHVPTLYFLLSTLLILAVSIESLQPPLFPDESLPTKSGYLPVKPAPGSSMFYTYYEAQNPTTPLTDTPLLVWLQGGPGCSSMIGNFYELGPWRVVSRANVLEPNPGAWNRLFGLLFLDNPIGVGFSIAASKQDIPSNQREMAEQLYASLVEFIEQNPGFENRPVYITGESYAGKYVPAIGYYILKEKPNGKINLKGLAIGNGLTDPVAQVRTHAVNVYYSGLVNAKQREEIERAQEISISLVKAQRWREAAEARTELLTLLGNMTGLATLYNTARTIPYRTDLVVDLLNQREAKRVLGVSETMRFEECSDEVEDALRGDVMKSVKFMVEYAVERTNVLLYQGMLDLRDGVVSTEEWMKTMNWSGLGMFLAAERRVWKDEENGDLAGYVQRWGNLSHVAVSGAGHFVPTDKAVNSRDMIESWVLGKGLFGREDVHQTLTSSVLESKSNRFDSGY is encoded by the coding sequence ATGAAGCACGTCCCTACACTCTACTTCTTGCTCTCCACTCTCCTCATCCTCGCCGTCTCCATCGAGTCTCTACAGCCTCCACTCTTTCCCGATGAATCTCTCCCAACTAAATCCGGTTACCTCCCGGTTAAACCGGCCCCAGGCTCCTCCATGTTCTATACCTACTACGAAGCCCAAAACCCAACCACTCCTCTCACCGACACTCCGCTCCTCGTTTGGCTCCAAGGTGGGCCAGGCTGCTCTTCCATGATCGGCAACTTCTACGAGCTCGGCCCTTGGCGAGTAGTTTCACGCGCCAACGTTCTAGAACCAAACCCCGGCGCCTGGAACCGACTATTCGGCCTGCTTTTCTTGGACAACCCCATCGGAGTCGGATTCAGCATCGCCGCTTCAAAACAAGACATACCGAGTAATCAGAGAGAGATGGCAGAGCAACTCTACGCATCCCTCGTGGAGTTCATCGAGCAGAATCCGGGTTTTGAAAACCGGCCGGTTTACATAACCGGCGAGAGCTACGCCGGGAAGTATGTTCCAGCCATCGGGTACTATATACTCAAAGAAAAGCCCAACGGGAAGATAAATCTAAAAGGCCTGGCTATCGGAAACGGGCTAACCGACCCGGTGGCCCAAGTCCGGACACATGCGGTCAACGTCTACTATTCGGGTCTGGTCAACGCGAAACAGAGAGAGGAGATAGAGAGAGCTCAAGAGATATCGATATCTCTCGTTAAGGCCCAGAGATGGCGTGAAGCAGCAGAGGCGAGAACCGAACTACTGACGCTACTCGGCAACATGACGGGACTCGCGACGCTTTACAACACGGCGCGGACGATACCGTATAGAACGGACCTTGTGGTGGACCTTCTGAACCAGAGAGAGGCGAAGCGGGTGTTGGGAGTGAGCGAAACGATGCGTTTTGAGGAATGCAGCGACGAAGTGGAAGACGCTTTACGGGGAGACGTGATGAAGAGCGTCAAGTTCATGGTGGAGTACGCGGTGGAGAGGACCAACGTGCTGTTGTATCAAGGTATGCTTGATCTGAGAGACGGCGTCGTTTCGACGGAGGAGTGGATGAAGACGATGAACTGGTCGGGGCTGGGGATGTTTCTGGCGGCGGAGAGGCGGGTGTGGAAGGACGAGGAGAACGGTGATCTGGCAGGGTATGTACAGAGGTGGGGGAATCTGTCACACGTGGCGGTTTCAGGAGCGGGGCATTTCGTTCCGACAGATAAGGCTGTTAACTCGAGGGATATGATAGAATCTTGGGTTCTGGGAAAAGGTCTGTTCGGTCGTGAAGATGTACATCAGACATTAACGTCAAGCGTTTTAGAGTCTAAGTCAAATAGATTTGATTCTGGATATTGA